In one Parageobacillus genomosp. 1 genomic region, the following are encoded:
- a CDS encoding spore germination protein: MLFQWALRKKQQEKKKTTTQQERDQSGQAQDVPHEPIHSLLDVNIDIIRHTTGNSSDIVIRRFAIGQERSIRAALIFIDGLADEKNVYQFLLEPLMTATFPLSLSPKDTFCFMEKKLAAVGKIERIFEWFDLFLALMSGETIILLDGVPFALSASTKGGEYRAIEEPQTQIAIRGPRDGFTESLRVNTTLIRRRIKNPNLWLETMRIGEVTKTDVAIMYMKGIANDEVVEEVKKRLRNIHIDSVLESGYIEQLIEDQTFTTFPTTYHTERPDVVAANLLEGRVAIFVEGTPFVLIAPALFIQFFQAVEDYYARFDIATALRFLRVLVFFLSLVAPAIYIAATTFHQEMIPTPLVIAIAAQRESVPFPAFVEALVMEVIFEILREAGVRLPRAVGQAVSIVGALVIGQAAVEAGFVSSAMVIVVSITAIASFATPSFAIAISARLIRFALMFLAAMFGFYGIIMGILVMTIHLCSLRSFGVPYMSPLAPFIPSNLGDTLFRLPTWAFKERPRLINQKNIIRQGKDQRPQPPASNRQEKNEGERS, translated from the coding sequence ATGCTGTTTCAGTGGGCATTGCGAAAAAAACAACAGGAAAAAAAGAAAACGACAACACAACAAGAGCGTGATCAAAGCGGTCAAGCGCAAGATGTTCCACATGAGCCGATTCATTCGCTGCTGGATGTTAATATTGATATCATTCGCCATACGACTGGGAACAGTTCCGATATTGTCATCCGTCGTTTTGCGATTGGGCAAGAACGGTCGATTCGAGCCGCGCTTATTTTTATTGATGGTCTTGCCGATGAAAAAAATGTATATCAATTTTTGTTGGAGCCGCTTATGACAGCAACGTTTCCGCTTTCTTTATCCCCGAAAGATACGTTTTGCTTTATGGAAAAAAAACTAGCTGCTGTTGGCAAAATCGAGCGTATCTTTGAGTGGTTTGATTTATTTTTAGCACTTATGTCAGGAGAAACGATTATTCTTCTTGATGGAGTGCCGTTTGCTTTAAGCGCAAGTACGAAGGGGGGAGAATATCGAGCGATTGAAGAACCGCAAACACAGATAGCTATTCGCGGCCCACGAGATGGGTTTACGGAATCGCTGCGTGTGAACACGACTCTTATTCGCCGTCGCATTAAAAATCCGAATCTTTGGCTCGAAACAATGAGAATTGGCGAAGTGACAAAAACGGACGTTGCCATTATGTATATGAAAGGAATTGCCAACGACGAAGTCGTTGAAGAAGTTAAAAAACGGCTTCGCAACATACATATTGACAGTGTTCTTGAATCGGGATATATCGAACAATTAATCGAAGATCAAACATTTACTACTTTCCCTACCACGTATCATACAGAGAGACCGGATGTGGTAGCAGCAAACCTTCTCGAAGGAAGAGTAGCCATATTCGTCGAAGGAACTCCATTTGTGCTAATTGCACCAGCTTTATTTATCCAATTTTTCCAAGCGGTTGAAGATTATTACGCTCGCTTTGATATTGCAACAGCACTTCGATTTTTGCGTGTTCTTGTTTTCTTTCTCTCACTTGTTGCACCGGCGATTTATATTGCAGCAACGACGTTTCATCAAGAAATGATCCCAACTCCACTTGTCATTGCGATTGCCGCCCAACGGGAGTCGGTTCCATTTCCAGCGTTTGTCGAGGCGTTGGTAATGGAAGTAATATTTGAAATTTTGCGGGAAGCAGGGGTGCGCTTGCCGCGTGCCGTCGGCCAGGCTGTTTCGATTGTCGGGGCACTTGTTATCGGACAGGCGGCCGTAGAGGCAGGGTTTGTTTCATCAGCAATGGTTATTGTCGTTTCCATTACGGCAATCGCCAGCTTTGCAACCCCTTCGTTTGCGATTGCAATTTCTGCGCGCCTCATTCGTTTTGCACTTATGTTTCTTGCAGCAATGTTTGGGTTTTATGGAATTATTATGGGTATTTTGGTAATGACGATTCATTTATGCAGCCTTCGTTCCTTTGGTGTTCCATATATGTCACCGCTTGCTCCGTTTATCCCGTCCAACCTGGGCGATACGCTTTTCCGCTTGCCGACATGGGCGTTTAAAGAGCGTCCGCGTTTAATCAACCAGAAAAATATTATTCGTCAAGGGAAAGATCAGCGGCCTCAGCCGCCCGCTTCCAATCGCCAGGAGAAAAACGAGGGGGAGCGATCATGA
- a CDS encoding DUF6449 domain-containing protein, translating into MPSKILSFNRGIFVQNLRNVGWIGIVHFLLWFAAIPLQLLMAYSQQKDGGIYPEWGSLYSISAPFQTMIVFTLPVLLAALLFRYMQGKQSSDFMHSLPVQRTELFCQQAVFGAVLIVVPLMLISLFSAVCRYGLSLSVPLTIGDIVRWTWETAIMELFVFAASVFVGMMTGMSTLQVVFTYILFLFPAGITILLLTNTSFLLVGFPADYYLSKNLEEIVPFYRYVNLEAEPLTAGESLVYLLLIMLFLIFAIWLYQKRHSEAATQALAFPVLRPIFKYGVAFCTMLVGGFYFGATQNQFSWIVFGYVTFSFIGFFVAEMIIEKTWRVFHKWKGYAYFAAAMVVIGMLVHLDITGYEKRLPALEDIRQVYFGSSVYDFVENGQRSYVPFEQENQFLKEKENIRAVYAFHQQLVKDQPRPFPFEPYRQVESQRQVVIGYVFKDGKRMIRKYSVPFEPYLSYYQPILESKEYKKNYYLLLRDQGYSPIRQVAFRTPETGEKTLTIIDPQQIDSFIEALNADLMEEPASAMVDSGKVWQGDIELLQSDGDTIHLMWKKTYTHVEKWLKDHHLLEKARGSAE; encoded by the coding sequence ATGCCATCGAAAATATTATCGTTTAACCGCGGGATTTTTGTGCAAAATCTTCGTAATGTCGGCTGGATTGGTATCGTGCATTTCTTGCTGTGGTTCGCTGCCATTCCGCTGCAATTGTTGATGGCTTACTCCCAGCAGAAAGACGGCGGCATTTATCCGGAATGGGGAAGCTTATACAGCATTTCCGCACCGTTTCAAACGATGATCGTTTTTACGCTGCCGGTGTTATTAGCCGCACTGTTATTTCGTTACATGCAAGGGAAACAATCATCTGATTTTATGCATAGTTTGCCTGTGCAGCGGACGGAGCTGTTTTGCCAGCAAGCCGTGTTTGGAGCGGTACTCATTGTTGTTCCACTCATGCTTATTTCATTGTTTTCCGCCGTTTGTCGCTATGGATTAAGTCTTTCAGTGCCGCTAACCATCGGTGACATCGTCCGCTGGACGTGGGAAACGGCTATCATGGAACTGTTTGTTTTTGCCGCTTCTGTTTTTGTTGGTATGATGACAGGCATGTCGACGCTGCAAGTCGTATTTACTTACATTTTGTTTTTATTCCCGGCAGGCATCACGATTTTGTTGTTAACCAATACCTCGTTTTTATTGGTTGGTTTCCCTGCCGATTATTATTTGTCCAAAAATTTAGAGGAAATCGTACCGTTTTACCGCTATGTAAATCTCGAAGCAGAACCGTTGACAGCGGGCGAATCGCTTGTTTATCTGCTTTTGATTATGTTGTTCCTTATTTTCGCGATTTGGCTGTACCAAAAACGGCATAGCGAGGCGGCGACGCAGGCGCTGGCGTTTCCGGTGCTCCGTCCGATCTTTAAGTACGGCGTCGCGTTTTGTACGATGCTCGTCGGTGGTTTTTATTTCGGCGCTACGCAAAATCAGTTTTCCTGGATTGTATTCGGATATGTTACATTCTCATTCATCGGCTTTTTCGTTGCCGAAATGATTATCGAAAAAACGTGGCGCGTTTTCCATAAGTGGAAAGGGTACGCTTATTTTGCCGCGGCGATGGTGGTCATTGGCATGTTGGTTCATCTTGATATAACCGGATATGAAAAACGGCTGCCGGCGCTAGAGGATATCCGCCAAGTTTATTTCGGCAGTTCCGTCTATGATTTTGTCGAGAATGGCCAACGTTCGTATGTGCCGTTTGAGCAAGAAAACCAGTTTTTAAAGGAAAAAGAAAATATTCGCGCTGTCTACGCATTTCACCAACAGCTAGTCAAAGATCAGCCAAGACCGTTTCCGTTTGAGCCGTATCGACAAGTTGAGTCGCAGCGACAAGTGGTCATCGGTTATGTGTTTAAGGACGGCAAGCGGATGATTCGGAAGTACAGTGTGCCTTTTGAACCGTATCTTTCCTATTATCAACCGATTTTAGAATCGAAAGAGTATAAGAAAAATTATTATTTATTGCTCCGCGATCAAGGATATTCGCCGATTCGCCAAGTCGCCTTCCGCACCCCAGAAACGGGCGAGAAAACGTTGACGATCATCGACCCGCAGCAGATTGATTCGTTTATCGAAGCGTTAAATGCCGATTTAATGGAAGAGCCGGCAAGTGCAATGGTGGATAGCGGCAAAGTATGGCAGGGGGACATCGAGCTTTTGCAAAGCGACGGCGATACCATTCATCTCATGTGGAAAAAAACGTATACTCATGTCGAAAAATGGCTCAAAGACCACCATCTGCTCGAAAAAGCCCGGGGGAGTGCGGAATGA
- a CDS encoding ABC transporter ATP-binding protein has translation MIHLTNVTKTFDRFQAIRGVNMTIQKGRIYGLLGSNGAGKTTLLKMMAGIIHPDHGTVLIDGEEVWENPEIKQRIMFLPDHVYFFPQTTIEQMAAFYESVYPSFNRERFTRLQEIFLLDPRKKIHQFSKGMQRQAAFWLAFSAMPDVLVMDEPLDGLDAVVRQKVKNIIVQEVAEREMTVVISSHNLREMEDLCDCIGILHEGEMLFEKELDAMKTDIHKIQVAFRNGIPKQFAEPLDIVYEEQRGSVLLLIVRGEKQEIVSYIKPFQPLIFDILPLTLEEIFIYEMGDVGYAIENIIV, from the coding sequence ATGATTCACTTGACGAACGTAACGAAAACGTTTGACCGCTTTCAAGCGATTCGCGGAGTGAACATGACGATTCAAAAAGGAAGAATTTACGGCTTGCTTGGCTCCAATGGCGCGGGGAAAACGACATTGCTAAAGATGATGGCTGGTATTATCCATCCCGATCATGGAACGGTGCTCATTGATGGGGAAGAAGTATGGGAAAATCCAGAAATAAAGCAGCGAATCATGTTTTTGCCGGATCATGTATATTTTTTCCCGCAAACAACGATCGAGCAAATGGCCGCGTTTTATGAAAGTGTCTATCCATCTTTTAATCGGGAGCGGTTTACAAGATTACAAGAAATATTTTTGCTCGATCCGCGCAAAAAAATTCACCAGTTTTCGAAAGGAATGCAGCGTCAAGCCGCGTTTTGGCTCGCCTTTTCGGCGATGCCGGACGTGCTCGTTATGGATGAGCCGCTTGATGGGCTCGATGCGGTCGTGAGACAAAAAGTGAAAAACATTATCGTCCAAGAGGTCGCCGAGCGCGAAATGACGGTCGTTATTTCTTCGCATAACTTGCGGGAGATGGAAGATCTTTGCGACTGTATCGGCATTTTACATGAGGGAGAAATGCTGTTTGAAAAAGAGCTGGATGCGATGAAAACCGATATCCATAAAATTCAAGTCGCTTTTCGCAACGGAATTCCAAAGCAGTTTGCCGAGCCGCTTGATATCGTTTACGAAGAGCAGCGCGGCAGCGTCCTTCTCCTCATTGTGCGCGGCGAAAAGCAGGAAATCGTTTCCTATATTAAGCCGTTTCAGCCGCTCATTTTCGATATTCTGCCGCTTACGCTCGAAGAAATTTTTATTTACGAAATGGGGGATGTCGGCTATGCCATCGAAAATATTATCGTTTAA
- a CDS encoding GntR family transcriptional regulator, which produces MFELDVRSRQPIYEQLVEKMKEMIIREIWKPHEQLPSVRMMAKQLTINPNTIQKAYRELEHQGFIYSIPGKGNFVSPQAKRASQEKIEAIRHDIVRLAAEAFFLGVAKEEVLQWIEQVEQGERGGETDDSLDERNENV; this is translated from the coding sequence ATGTTTGAGCTAGACGTTCGCAGCCGCCAGCCGATTTATGAACAGCTCGTTGAAAAAATGAAAGAAATGATCATCCGCGAAATATGGAAACCGCATGAGCAGCTGCCATCCGTACGGATGATGGCGAAACAATTAACGATTAATCCCAACACGATTCAAAAAGCGTATCGGGAATTAGAGCACCAAGGGTTTATTTATTCGATTCCGGGAAAGGGAAACTTTGTTTCTCCGCAGGCGAAACGAGCAAGCCAAGAAAAAATTGAAGCCATTCGTCACGATATTGTCCGTCTGGCTGCCGAGGCGTTTTTTTTAGGAGTGGCAAAAGAAGAAGTGCTGCAATGGATCGAACAAGTGGAACAAGGGGAGAGAGGGGGAGAAACAGATGATTCACTTGACGAACGTAACGAAAACGTTTGA
- a CDS encoding YetF domain-containing protein has protein sequence MKWVHLTVELVTGFVLLFLVVKVAGKKLIHQISPFTFISALVLGELLGNALYDDHVHLWYIIYSISLWGALLLLVEYMSQKWLPFRRFSEGKPTVLIRNGIIDHEALKKSRMTLNQLQSLLRQSETFSLREVAFCYLEANGSISVLKKSKYQKTTREDFQLPPQPVYVPITLIRDGKLLADELRELGKDEEWLRRELRAYGVTSYQEVLIAEWLEGDGLFVQTYS, from the coding sequence ATGAAATGGGTGCATTTAACAGTAGAGCTTGTGACAGGGTTTGTGCTTTTATTTCTCGTTGTGAAAGTAGCCGGCAAAAAACTGATCCATCAAATAAGCCCATTTACGTTTATTTCGGCGCTCGTGTTAGGAGAGCTGTTAGGAAACGCTCTATATGATGATCATGTCCATCTTTGGTATATCATTTATTCGATATCGTTATGGGGAGCGCTATTATTGCTTGTCGAATACATGAGCCAAAAATGGCTCCCGTTTCGCCGCTTTAGTGAAGGAAAACCGACGGTGTTAATCCGCAACGGGATCATTGACCATGAAGCATTGAAGAAAAGCCGGATGACGCTCAATCAGCTGCAAAGTTTGCTTCGACAAAGCGAAACATTTTCATTGCGGGAAGTCGCTTTTTGTTATTTAGAAGCAAACGGTTCGATCAGCGTCTTGAAAAAATCAAAATATCAAAAAACGACGCGGGAAGATTTTCAGCTGCCTCCGCAGCCGGTTTACGTTCCGATTACGCTCATTCGCGATGGAAAGTTGCTTGCCGATGAGCTTCGCGAGCTTGGTAAAGATGAAGAGTGGCTGCGGCGGGAGCTCCGTGCCTATGGGGTGACATCATATCAAGAAGTTTTAATTGCTGAATGGTTAGAAGGGGACGGCTTGTTTGTGCAGACATATTCGTAA
- a CDS encoding sensor histidine kinase: MGAYINQHVLNNLFYILVSVFVFYFIYDHGEIFKKQTSYRNTLLAICMGFPIILCMKFPIYIDERCIHDLRQIPFLVGTLYGGGIVGFILLLILLAARSLIYGFEYLTAIVYITMFIVTALVSPTFKPLKRKNKLSMSVWLTFFLAVLTTFLAIIIAKFPVTDSYIVYFILLPPIGMLFVVYIMETLKEAIMMRSKLVKVEKMEVVSQLAASISHEVRNPLTVVKGFIQLLKTPSLPQDTKDRYIQIALDEINRAETIINDYLTFAKPASNKVERLMVDAQLRKVVQILAPMAHMNSIEIVEELQPSAMVGNIQYFQQCFLNLIKNSIEAMSNGGTLTISSRLHGNHVIITIKDTGMGMTTEQVSRFGEPYFSTKEKGTGLGTMIAVKMIETMQGTLHIQSEVNKGTTLTITFPKAAN, translated from the coding sequence ATGGGGGCATATATAAATCAGCATGTATTAAACAATTTGTTTTATATTTTAGTGAGCGTATTTGTTTTTTATTTTATTTATGACCACGGGGAGATATTTAAAAAACAAACATCATACAGAAATACTCTCCTTGCCATTTGCATGGGGTTTCCGATCATTTTATGCATGAAATTTCCTATTTACATTGATGAGCGTTGTATCCATGATTTACGACAAATTCCTTTTCTTGTAGGCACACTGTATGGTGGTGGAATCGTTGGCTTTATTTTGCTTTTGATTTTGCTCGCTGCTCGCTCTCTGATTTACGGGTTTGAGTATCTTACCGCGATTGTGTACATAACCATGTTTATTGTTACGGCCCTCGTTTCGCCAACCTTTAAGCCATTAAAACGTAAAAACAAACTTTCTATGTCGGTCTGGTTGACCTTTTTTCTGGCGGTTCTCACCACGTTTCTCGCCATCATCATCGCTAAATTTCCAGTAACGGACTCTTATATCGTTTACTTCATTTTACTTCCTCCCATTGGGATGCTATTTGTCGTGTATATTATGGAGACATTAAAAGAAGCGATTATGATGCGCTCCAAACTAGTAAAAGTCGAGAAAATGGAAGTGGTTAGTCAACTCGCGGCCAGTATTTCACACGAAGTTCGCAATCCATTAACCGTTGTCAAAGGATTTATTCAATTATTAAAAACCCCTTCTCTTCCACAAGATACAAAAGATCGCTACATTCAAATTGCTTTAGACGAAATTAATCGAGCAGAAACGATCATTAACGATTATTTAACCTTTGCCAAACCAGCATCGAACAAGGTGGAACGCCTCATGGTAGATGCCCAGTTGCGAAAGGTAGTTCAGATATTAGCGCCAATGGCCCATATGAACTCGATTGAAATTGTTGAAGAGCTGCAACCTAGTGCGATGGTTGGAAACATTCAGTACTTTCAACAATGTTTTTTGAATTTGATAAAAAACAGCATCGAAGCCATGTCAAATGGCGGGACATTGACGATTTCATCCCGCTTGCATGGAAATCATGTCATCATTACGATTAAAGACACAGGTATGGGAATGACCACGGAACAAGTGAGCCGTTTTGGTGAGCCATACTTTAGTACAAAAGAAAAAGGAACCGGTCTTGGAACAATGATAGCGGTAAAGATGATTGAAACGATGCAGGGAACGTTGCATATTCAAAGCGAGGTAAATAAAGGAACCACATTAACAATAACGTTTCCTAAGGCTGCGAACTGA
- a CDS encoding DMT family transporter — translation MLAQVSNRIKGLMMVITGATLWGLSGTAAQVLFQEKQITAEWLVVVRMIMAGSALLLFAACKRMAVLSIWANIKSIVSLLLFGLFGMLGVQYTYFASIATGNAATATLLQYLAPVYIVLYVMVAQKHRPTKEVALAIVLALLGTFLLITNGSTGELKVPFISVVWGVLSGVALAFYTLSSAQMLKKWHSIIVVGWGMVIGGGGMCFVFPPFPLPEVRWDVETWLLIVFVVVFGTLFAFLLFIESIRYLSPTESSLLSSVEPLSAVVASIAFLHVPFGLFQAVGAVCIMVTVLLLSQKKEKQPSNSTSMS, via the coding sequence ATGCTCGCACAAGTCTCTAATCGAATAAAAGGACTAATGATGGTTATCACCGGTGCAACGCTTTGGGGATTATCAGGAACAGCGGCGCAAGTGTTATTTCAGGAAAAGCAAATAACCGCAGAATGGCTTGTCGTGGTGCGAATGATAATGGCGGGAAGTGCGTTGCTATTGTTTGCGGCATGCAAACGGATGGCGGTATTGTCGATCTGGGCCAACATCAAAAGCATCGTAAGCTTACTATTGTTTGGGCTTTTCGGCATGCTTGGAGTACAATATACGTACTTTGCATCGATCGCCACAGGCAATGCCGCTACGGCGACATTATTGCAATATTTAGCTCCTGTCTATATCGTGTTATACGTCATGGTGGCTCAAAAGCATCGTCCGACGAAAGAAGTGGCGCTTGCAATTGTATTGGCTCTTTTAGGGACTTTCCTATTAATTACAAACGGTTCAACCGGGGAATTAAAAGTGCCATTTATATCTGTCGTTTGGGGAGTTCTTTCTGGTGTTGCCTTAGCATTTTATACGTTATCTTCGGCACAGATGCTGAAAAAGTGGCACTCCATCATCGTTGTCGGCTGGGGAATGGTCATCGGCGGGGGAGGCATGTGTTTCGTTTTTCCACCTTTTCCTCTGCCGGAGGTGCGCTGGGATGTGGAGACATGGCTGCTTATCGTGTTTGTCGTTGTATTCGGCACTTTATTTGCGTTTTTATTATTTATCGAAAGCATCCGCTACTTATCGCCGACGGAATCAAGCTTGCTATCTAGCGTAGAGCCGCTATCAGCCGTAGTAGCCTCGATTGCTTTTTTGCATGTCCCGTTCGGTCTGTTTCAAGCCGTTGGTGCTGTTTGCATTATGGTGACTGTTCTCTTGTTATCTCAGAAAAAAGAGAAACAACCCTCAAACTCGACATCTATGTCATAA
- a CDS encoding DMT family transporter — protein MKNTFFGAFYLSLAASIWGGMYVVSKYVLDFVPPFTLVWLRYVIAFIVLFGILKAHQYKTKTSISIRKQDWLLLGWIGFIGYFVSISLQFIGTKLSDAHTGALITSATPAFIVLFARFVLNESVTLRKAFALLLATIGVVIVIGLDNSGGQSFWGNMMLVGAALTWALLSVYVKVASSRFSILTITTYAIFFALIFTTPVMIWELQIQEIFLPSTPVILGILYLGVVSTAGAFFLWNKGMEMMDAGIGSLFFFFQPLVGAVFGFLFLHEQITVSFYLGGLLIIIGVFIAVMPPIHQHQSKEGENHARTSL, from the coding sequence ATGAAAAATACATTTTTCGGCGCGTTCTATTTATCGCTAGCAGCCAGCATTTGGGGCGGAATGTACGTCGTCAGCAAATATGTCCTCGATTTCGTTCCGCCGTTTACGTTAGTGTGGCTTCGTTATGTCATCGCGTTCATTGTTTTATTTGGGATATTAAAAGCCCATCAATATAAAACAAAAACGAGCATATCCATTCGAAAACAAGATTGGCTTTTGCTAGGGTGGATCGGTTTTATCGGTTATTTTGTTTCGATATCATTGCAATTTATCGGCACCAAATTATCCGATGCGCATACAGGGGCTTTAATCACGTCGGCAACTCCGGCGTTTATTGTCTTGTTCGCAAGATTTGTCCTAAACGAGTCAGTCACCTTGAGGAAAGCTTTTGCACTTTTGCTGGCTACCATCGGGGTTGTCATCGTCATCGGTTTGGACAATAGCGGGGGACAATCATTTTGGGGAAATATGATGTTAGTTGGGGCGGCGCTGACATGGGCGCTTTTATCGGTCTATGTGAAAGTGGCATCGAGCCGTTTTTCCATCTTAACCATTACGACTTATGCGATCTTTTTTGCATTGATATTTACAACCCCCGTCATGATTTGGGAGTTGCAAATACAAGAAATCTTCCTTCCGAGCACGCCGGTCATATTGGGGATCCTTTACCTCGGCGTTGTTTCAACCGCGGGGGCGTTTTTTCTTTGGAATAAAGGAATGGAAATGATGGATGCTGGGATTGGCTCGTTATTTTTCTTTTTTCAACCGCTTGTCGGCGCTGTGTTTGGCTTTTTGTTTTTACATGAACAGATAACCGTTTCGTTTTATTTAGGTGGGTTGCTGATTATCATAGGGGTGTTTATTGCCGTTATGCCTCCTATCCATCAACATCAGTCAAAAGAAGGAGAGAATCATGCTCGCACAAGTCTCTAA
- a CDS encoding endospore germination permease: MNNTRLNTVQLVCVFMLSIGLMNHVIVIPLLLDAAGRDAWISAIMTLVALPLWLPLLYVVMKQSNQMNLFLWLKTEFNHAFAYFVAIVGSLLLLVIGYVTLNDTVTFTTTTYLTRTPDWVILLTLTVMCFYNAYYGITSIAKTAVILLPFVTIFGILVAIATTPHKDYSLLKPIMENGFTPVFKGMIYAGAGYVEIFLILFMQHHLQARFSFKALLIISVLVASLSIGPTIGAIIEYGPKEAANLRYPAFDEWRLISLGTYIEYLDFLAVYQWMSGAFIRISLATALIPELFHVTDKKARLWILIIIYITIFLLSWIPISDDKFLDLLYQFVLPLSLLSILSLSLFIGILALISYFKKRRA; this comes from the coding sequence GTGAATAATACTCGGTTAAATACAGTTCAACTCGTTTGTGTGTTTATGTTATCCATCGGGCTAATGAATCATGTCATTGTGATCCCGTTGCTATTAGACGCAGCCGGTCGTGATGCGTGGATTTCAGCAATCATGACCCTTGTTGCATTGCCATTATGGCTTCCGCTTTTGTATGTTGTCATGAAGCAATCCAATCAAATGAATTTATTCTTATGGTTAAAAACAGAATTTAATCATGCCTTTGCATATTTCGTGGCTATTGTTGGAAGTCTATTATTACTGGTTATCGGCTATGTTACACTCAACGACACGGTTACGTTTACTACTACTACCTACTTAACGCGTACACCCGATTGGGTCATTTTGTTAACCTTAACCGTGATGTGCTTTTATAACGCATATTATGGCATAACGTCCATCGCAAAGACAGCGGTCATTCTTTTACCATTTGTCACTATTTTTGGAATTTTAGTTGCGATCGCAACTACACCGCATAAAGATTATTCATTGTTAAAGCCGATCATGGAGAATGGCTTTACTCCTGTTTTCAAAGGGATGATCTATGCCGGCGCCGGATATGTGGAAATTTTTCTTATTTTATTCATGCAACATCATCTTCAAGCTCGCTTTTCTTTTAAAGCGCTGTTAATCATTAGTGTTCTCGTCGCAAGCTTAAGCATTGGTCCAACAATTGGTGCGATTATTGAATATGGCCCGAAAGAAGCAGCGAATTTACGTTACCCGGCCTTTGACGAATGGCGATTAATCAGCTTAGGAACGTACATTGAATATCTTGATTTTCTTGCTGTTTATCAGTGGATGTCTGGAGCGTTTATCCGAATTTCCCTAGCTACTGCGCTCATACCAGAGCTATTTCATGTAACGGATAAAAAAGCACGATTATGGATTTTGATCATTATTTATATCACCATTTTTTTATTATCATGGATTCCGATCAGCGACGATAAATTTTTAGATTTGCTATATCAATTTGTTTTACCGCTTTCGCTACTATCCATTTTATCTCTCTCTTTGTTTATTGGGATATTGGCACTCATTTCATATTTCAAAAAGAGGAGAGCTTAA